Proteins co-encoded in one Metabacillus sp. KUDC1714 genomic window:
- a CDS encoding M48 family metallopeptidase produces MIHTHSGEKINFDIKYKKRTSMGIYIDPFGNVEVQAPKGTPIESVLQLLEEKWDWIQQKSKEMKDRALGPNVKVYDHGESFLYLGNAYPIQIYLDINIKQDHVVFEGDSLHIYVKQVEDEKIKQALKRFYYQQCKALVERSVQSFQSNFKIKPRSIRISDNKRTWGTCDSKLQLTFNWRLAMAPQRVIDYVVVHEMCHMVHLNHDRSFWRLVGRIIPDYKEQENWLALSSWKMTV; encoded by the coding sequence ATGATACATACACACTCAGGTGAGAAAATTAATTTTGATATAAAATACAAAAAGCGGACATCCATGGGCATTTATATAGATCCATTTGGGAATGTAGAAGTCCAGGCTCCTAAAGGGACACCTATTGAAAGTGTGCTTCAATTATTAGAAGAGAAGTGGGATTGGATTCAGCAAAAGTCTAAAGAAATGAAGGATAGAGCGCTTGGACCAAATGTTAAGGTCTACGATCATGGTGAAAGCTTCCTTTATTTAGGGAACGCATATCCCATACAGATCTATCTAGATATAAATATTAAGCAAGACCATGTGGTGTTTGAAGGGGATAGTTTACATATTTATGTGAAGCAAGTTGAGGATGAAAAAATAAAACAAGCCCTAAAACGATTTTATTATCAGCAGTGTAAAGCGTTAGTAGAGAGAAGTGTTCAGTCTTTTCAAAGCAACTTTAAAATAAAACCACGTTCTATCCGTATTTCTGATAATAAAAGAACCTGGGGAACCTGTGATTCAAAGCTACAGTTAACCTTTAATTGGAGGTTGGCAATGGCACCTCAAAGGGTGATCGATTACGTAGTCGTTCACGAAATGTGCCATATGGTCCATCTAAATCATGATAGATCCTTTTGGCGTCTTGTTGGAAGAATAATCCCTGATTATAAGGAACAGGAAAACTGGTTAGCATTATCAAGTTGGAAAATGACTGTTTAG
- the bioD gene encoding dethiobiotin synthase, translating into MKKSFWVIGTDTGVGKTLVTTYFLLYFQKKGKATPYKPVQTGIIEDDLKSYYGDTQFYQALSEERLVEAHLNSYSFREPASPHYAAMLEGESIDEEVILQHIEDLKSMYDFVICEGAGGLYVPLDAQRNYHLLQLIKESQLPVVLVTRTELGTINHTLLSIEALNNRAIPIAGIVFNGYGGAKLEIENMKAIHQFTRLPSLVMPKLEHLSDLKDLQIENTKFFERLLSI; encoded by the coding sequence ATGAAAAAATCTTTTTGGGTAATAGGAACAGATACAGGGGTCGGAAAAACATTGGTCACTACATATTTTTTGCTTTACTTTCAAAAGAAGGGAAAGGCCACACCGTATAAGCCTGTTCAAACAGGAATTATTGAAGATGATTTGAAGTCTTATTATGGTGATACACAATTCTATCAAGCTCTTAGTGAAGAAAGATTAGTAGAAGCGCATTTGAATAGTTATTCCTTTAGAGAACCTGCCTCACCTCATTATGCTGCGATGTTAGAAGGCGAAAGTATTGATGAGGAAGTCATTCTTCAGCATATAGAGGATTTAAAGTCTATGTATGACTTTGTGATATGTGAAGGGGCAGGTGGATTGTATGTTCCATTAGATGCACAAAGGAACTATCATTTACTTCAGTTGATTAAAGAATCACAACTACCGGTAGTACTTGTCACTCGTACTGAATTAGGTACCATCAATCATACATTACTATCAATTGAAGCGCTTAATAATAGAGCTATTCCAATTGCAGGTATTGTATTTAATGGTTATGGGGGTGCAAAGCTTGAGATTGAAAATATGAAAGCCATTCATCAATTCACACGTTTACCTTCTCTTGTCATGCCAAAACTAGAACATCTATCAGACTTAAAAGATCTCCAGATAGAAAACACGAAGTTTTTCGAAAGGTTGTTAAGTATATGA
- the bioA gene encoding adenosylmethionine--8-amino-7-oxononanoate transaminase — protein MIPTISSLQKRDLNHVWHPCSQMKDYEDFPPIVIKSGKGIYLYDENGKQYIDAISSWWVNLFGHANERISTALANQAFQLEHVIFANFTHEPGIFLAEKLVEVTPDGLTKVFFADNGSSAIEVALKMSFQYHMQKNKPQKKRFLALTDAYHGETLGALSVGGVGLYNEVFQPLLLDTVRAQGPDCFRCPFNERPDSCCTQCMSYVEEKFKTHHEELTAIIIEPLIQAAAGMKMYPPTYLKKLKELCLQYDVHLIADEVAVGFGRTGTMFACEQAGITPDFMCLSKGLTGGYLPLSAVLTTDDVYDAFYDDYETMKAFLHSHSYTGNPLACRVALEVLHIFEDEHYIDEIHVKSTYMKELASKRFDHHPYVGEYRQTGMVGAIELVKNKETKEPFPSGERIGYKIYQIALKKGLLLRPLGNILYFMPPYVITKEEIKMVIDTTNEAIEEYFEHDHACMKVHEYE, from the coding sequence ATGATTCCAACCATTTCAAGCTTACAAAAAAGAGATTTAAACCATGTTTGGCATCCCTGTTCTCAGATGAAGGATTATGAAGATTTTCCTCCTATCGTGATAAAAAGCGGGAAGGGTATTTATTTGTATGATGAAAATGGAAAGCAATACATAGATGCAATTTCTTCTTGGTGGGTGAATTTATTCGGGCATGCAAATGAACGAATTAGTACCGCCTTAGCCAATCAAGCTTTTCAGTTAGAGCATGTGATATTTGCAAACTTTACTCATGAGCCAGGTATTTTTTTAGCGGAAAAATTGGTAGAAGTAACTCCGGATGGTCTAACAAAAGTATTCTTTGCGGATAATGGATCATCTGCGATAGAAGTTGCTTTAAAAATGAGCTTTCAATACCATATGCAAAAAAACAAACCACAAAAAAAGCGTTTCCTAGCTTTAACAGATGCTTATCATGGTGAAACCCTTGGAGCACTATCTGTCGGAGGAGTAGGTTTATATAACGAAGTCTTTCAGCCACTACTGCTAGATACTGTTAGAGCACAAGGGCCAGATTGCTTTAGATGTCCATTTAACGAAAGACCAGATAGCTGTTGCACACAGTGTATGTCCTATGTCGAAGAAAAATTCAAGACGCATCATGAAGAGTTAACCGCTATTATTATTGAGCCATTAATACAAGCAGCAGCAGGTATGAAAATGTATCCTCCTACTTATTTAAAGAAGTTAAAGGAGCTATGCTTGCAATATGATGTTCACCTTATCGCAGATGAAGTGGCAGTAGGATTTGGTCGAACGGGAACTATGTTTGCTTGCGAGCAAGCTGGTATTACACCCGATTTCATGTGTTTATCCAAAGGGTTAACAGGCGGTTATTTACCATTGTCTGCTGTCTTAACGACAGACGATGTTTACGATGCATTTTATGATGATTATGAAACGATGAAAGCATTCTTACACTCTCATAGTTACACAGGCAACCCTTTAGCCTGCCGAGTAGCACTAGAGGTGTTACATATTTTTGAAGATGAACATTACATAGATGAGATTCATGTTAAAAGTACATACATGAAAGAGTTAGCTTCTAAAAGATTTGATCACCATCCATATGTTGGCGAATATAGACAAACGGGTATGGTAGGTGCAATTGAATTAGTAAAAAACAAAGAAACAAAAGAACCCTTTCCTAGTGGAGAACGAATTGGCTATAAAATTTACCAAATCGCGTTAAAAAAAGGATTACTCTTGCGGCCATTAGGAAACATCCTTTATTTTATGCCTCCATATGTGATTACGAAGGAGGAAATCAAAATGGTGATTGATACAACAAATGAAGCGATAGAGGAATATTTTGAACATGATCACGCTTGTATGAAGGTACATGAATATGAGTAA
- a CDS encoding biotin transporter BioY gives MSKNSTISLAVASLFASLTAIGAFIKIPLPYVPFTLQVLFVFLAGALLGSKRGMQSQLVYVAIGLAGVPVFTQGGGIGYVLQPTFGYLIGFIAGAFVVGWITERITNPKTYQFVLANLAGLIVVYLFGVTYLYIALNTWMDVESSWSHVIMVGFLYSIAGDIFIAIISGLLTMRLYKTFSSVRTSNKINIQKERIL, from the coding sequence ATGAGTAAAAACTCAACGATTTCATTAGCAGTAGCATCTTTGTTCGCATCTTTAACAGCAATTGGAGCATTTATTAAAATTCCATTACCCTATGTTCCCTTTACTCTACAAGTTCTGTTTGTCTTTTTAGCAGGGGCTTTATTAGGAAGTAAAAGAGGTATGCAAAGTCAACTTGTTTATGTCGCGATTGGTCTAGCGGGAGTCCCTGTCTTTACACAAGGAGGTGGGATTGGCTACGTTCTGCAACCTACATTTGGGTATTTAATTGGCTTTATTGCCGGAGCGTTTGTAGTGGGTTGGATAACAGAACGTATAACTAATCCAAAAACGTATCAATTTGTTTTGGCCAACCTTGCTGGACTCATAGTCGTTTACTTATTTGGTGTAACCTACCTATACATTGCGCTTAATACATGGATGGATGTTGAGAGCAGCTGGTCACATGTAATCATGGTTGGTTTTCTATATAGTATTGCCGGTGATATTTTTATCGCAATCATTAGCGGATTACTTACGATGAGATTATATAAAACATTCTCTAGCGTTCGCACGAGTAATAAAATAAATATACAAAAGGAGAGGATATTGTGA
- the bioB gene encoding biotin synthase BioB: protein MNWLQLAQEVVEGKVISDQEAISILNCDDDELLLLLNGAFHIRKHYFGKKVKLNMIINAKSGYCPEDCGYCSQSSISTAEIEKYPFITKEEILEGAKIAFENKVGTYCIVASGRGPTRKDVNVVSEAVEEIKDKYGLKVCACLGILKEEQAAQLKQAGVDRYNHNLNTSERHHSYITTSHTYKDRVNTVEIAKKHGISPCSGAIIGMKETKEDVIDIARALRQLDADSIPINFLHAIDGTKLEGVNELNPRYCLKVLALFRYINPTKEIRISGGREVNLGSLQPLGLYAANSVFLGNYLTTQGQESNQDHKMLSDLGFEIELVEKQEGVFSL from the coding sequence GTGAATTGGTTACAGTTAGCGCAAGAGGTTGTTGAGGGAAAAGTCATTAGTGATCAAGAAGCAATTAGCATATTGAATTGTGATGACGATGAATTACTACTTTTGTTAAACGGTGCTTTCCATATTCGCAAGCACTATTTTGGAAAGAAAGTTAAATTAAATATGATCATCAATGCTAAGAGTGGCTATTGTCCGGAAGACTGCGGATATTGTTCACAATCTTCAATTTCTACTGCCGAAATTGAAAAATACCCATTTATTACGAAAGAAGAAATTTTAGAAGGTGCAAAGATAGCGTTTGAAAATAAAGTAGGTACATATTGTATCGTTGCTAGTGGTAGAGGACCTACTAGAAAAGACGTGAATGTGGTAAGTGAAGCAGTCGAAGAAATTAAGGATAAATATGGTCTGAAAGTGTGCGCTTGCTTAGGGATCCTAAAGGAAGAGCAAGCAGCTCAATTAAAACAAGCAGGAGTAGATCGTTACAATCATAACTTAAACACTTCTGAGCGCCATCATTCCTATATTACAACCTCACACACTTATAAGGACAGGGTAAATACAGTTGAAATTGCCAAAAAACATGGCATTTCACCGTGTTCAGGAGCCATAATTGGAATGAAGGAAACGAAGGAAGATGTAATCGACATTGCCCGTGCCCTTCGCCAACTTGATGCTGATTCAATACCGATAAACTTCTTACACGCAATCGACGGAACAAAGCTAGAGGGTGTAAATGAATTAAATCCTAGATATTGTTTAAAGGTGCTAGCATTATTTCGTTATATCAATCCTACTAAGGAAATCCGCATTTCTGGGGGACGGGAGGTTAACTTAGGCAGCTTACAGCCTTTAGGTTTATATGCCGCTAATAGTGTTTTCTTAGGAAACTATCTAACTACTCAAGGGCAGGAGTCTAATCAGGATCATAAGATGTTAAGCGATTTAGGGTTTGAGATTGAATTGGTAGAAAAGCAGGAAGGGGTATTTTCTCTTTGA
- a CDS encoding YpiB family protein, with protein sequence MNWVSTTKKGDFLKWFLNHHQLKNKEARRLIEYIQNNHHILKNLSFIETVHPTERTIIISSISSDEAGFLFYANNMKTEEVSKALGSLINNPTDKVNIILHFFGKQANYRFKELVETRRLQSIKQYEQSEKDAKATDIVVEIALLKSQINKALDDRDEELFKALVGKLKEITN encoded by the coding sequence ATGAACTGGGTATCAACCACTAAAAAAGGCGATTTTCTCAAATGGTTTTTAAATCATCATCAACTAAAGAATAAAGAAGCACGAAGGCTCATAGAATACATTCAAAATAATCACCATATCCTCAAGAATCTATCCTTTATTGAGACGGTTCATCCAACTGAACGAACCATTATTATATCAAGTATAAGTTCAGATGAAGCCGGCTTTCTGTTTTATGCTAATAACATGAAAACAGAAGAAGTCTCTAAGGCATTGGGATCCTTAATTAATAACCCTACAGACAAAGTCAATATCATCCTCCACTTCTTTGGAAAACAAGCTAATTACCGCTTTAAAGAATTAGTTGAAACACGAAGACTACAGTCTATTAAACAATATGAGCAATCTGAAAAAGATGCAAAAGCAACTGATATTGTTGTTGAAATTGCGTTACTTAAAAGTCAGATTAATAAAGCATTGGATGATCGAGATGAAGAGCTGTTTAAAGCTTTAGTAGGGAAGTTGAAGGAAATTACTAATTAA
- a CDS encoding methyltransferase: MKELFYDKLLNIKTGGDQKGFNKSFHYHRYEPTPYSALQHLLHHYELKSSDRIVDFGCGKGRLNFFINYLINTTVIGIEMNEDFYMEAVENLTRYLKKTKKSADKVHFHCCLAEEYQIDPLDNRFYFFNPFSIQIFMKVIKNILISVENTEREIELILYYVSKEYIFFLENHSSFELKKEVKLPGLYEHNPNERFLIYRLVR; this comes from the coding sequence ATGAAAGAACTATTTTATGATAAACTGCTAAACATAAAGACAGGTGGAGATCAAAAGGGGTTTAATAAGTCTTTCCATTATCATCGATATGAGCCAACACCATATAGTGCCCTGCAACATTTGCTTCATCATTATGAATTAAAAAGCAGTGATCGGATTGTTGACTTTGGGTGTGGAAAAGGAAGGCTAAACTTCTTTATCAATTATTTGATTAATACAACAGTTATAGGGATAGAAATGAATGAGGATTTTTATATGGAAGCGGTTGAAAATCTTACTCGTTATTTAAAGAAAACGAAAAAGAGTGCCGATAAAGTTCATTTTCATTGTTGTTTAGCAGAAGAGTATCAGATTGATCCATTAGACAACCGATTTTACTTCTTTAATCCCTTTTCGATCCAAATTTTTATGAAAGTCATTAAGAATATATTGATTTCTGTGGAAAATACGGAGCGAGAAATAGAGCTTATTTTATATTATGTGTCAAAAGAATATATCTTTTTTTTAGAAAACCACAGCTCTTTTGAATTAAAAAAGGAAGTCAAGCTGCCAGGATTATATGAACATAATCCTAATGAAAGATTTTTAATCTATCGATTGGTCCGGTAA
- a CDS encoding sodium-dependent transporter yields MENKQREQWSSKIGFILSSAGAAIGLGAIWKFPYVAGMNGGAAFFLVFLAFTVLIGLPMLISEFIIGRGAKREAISAYKILAPKGQWDKIGKLGVIGCFLLLSFYCVVGGWVLIYSFLSITGQVIHSGANYPELFGRITSSPSITLLGLALYLLINIVVLTFGIKNGIEKASKYMMPLLFIFFIVLVIRSLTLDGAMEGVQFFLNPDFSSITGEGILYALGQSFFALAVGFSCMVTYSSYLDKTVSIPSSAGSVVLMNIFVSLLAGLAIFPAVFALGLEPTEGPGLLFIVLPTVFSQIPFGEFFLSLFLLLFLFATLTSSFSLLEIIVSAFTEGGKRSRRYVSWVAGLAVFIAGIPAALSMGLLGEFQIFGKTVFDATDYLVSNIMLPLGNLLIALFISFKMNKTIVEQEFRLENSYSPLLFATWRFLMKWIVPLTIIIVYLHTLGVI; encoded by the coding sequence ATGGAAAACAAACAACGAGAGCAATGGTCATCCAAAATAGGCTTTATCCTTTCCTCTGCTGGAGCTGCAATTGGCCTTGGCGCAATTTGGAAGTTCCCTTATGTTGCAGGGATGAATGGAGGGGCTGCTTTTTTCTTAGTCTTTCTCGCCTTTACAGTCCTTATCGGGCTACCGATGCTTATTTCAGAGTTTATTATTGGACGAGGGGCGAAGCGGGAGGCAATTTCTGCGTATAAAATATTAGCACCGAAGGGCCAGTGGGATAAAATCGGTAAGCTTGGTGTGATTGGCTGTTTTTTATTGCTATCATTTTATTGTGTTGTTGGTGGATGGGTTTTAATTTATAGTTTTCTTTCCATTACTGGTCAAGTGATTCATAGCGGGGCAAATTATCCCGAGCTCTTTGGAAGGATTACAAGCTCACCAAGTATAACTCTTCTTGGGTTAGCTCTTTATTTACTAATCAATATTGTTGTTCTTACGTTTGGGATAAAAAATGGTATTGAAAAAGCAAGTAAGTATATGATGCCGTTATTATTTATCTTTTTTATCGTCCTTGTTATTAGATCTCTTACATTGGATGGTGCTATGGAGGGTGTACAATTCTTTTTAAATCCTGACTTCTCAAGCATAACAGGTGAGGGTATTTTGTATGCATTGGGTCAATCATTTTTCGCATTGGCAGTTGGATTTTCATGTATGGTTACTTACAGTTCCTATTTAGATAAAACAGTAAGTATTCCGTCCTCTGCAGGCTCAGTCGTCCTTATGAATATTTTTGTGTCATTGCTTGCAGGATTAGCAATATTTCCAGCTGTCTTTGCGCTTGGGCTTGAGCCTACTGAGGGACCTGGGCTGTTATTTATCGTTCTACCAACAGTATTTTCTCAAATCCCATTTGGAGAGTTCTTTTTAAGCTTGTTCTTACTACTTTTCTTATTTGCAACTTTAACATCTTCATTCAGTTTACTAGAAATTATCGTATCTGCTTTTACAGAAGGCGGAAAACGCTCAAGAAGGTATGTTTCATGGGTAGCTGGTTTAGCTGTTTTTATTGCTGGAATCCCAGCTGCTTTATCAATGGGCCTCCTAGGTGAGTTTCAGATTTTCGGTAAAACAGTTTTTGATGCAACTGATTACCTTGTTAGTAATATTATGTTGCCGCTGGGCAACTTACTAATTGCGTTGTTTATATCATTTAAAATGAATAAAACAATCGTTGAGCAAGAATTTAGATTGGAAAATTCATACTCTCCTTTATTGTTCGCAACATGGAGATTTTTAATGAAATGGATTGTGCCGCTTACAATTATCATTGTTTACCTTCATACACTAGGTGTGATATAA
- a CDS encoding DNA-3-methyladenine glycosylase: MEPFLKPLPQASYNQPTLELAQMLLGCLLVKETKDGIASGMIVETEAYKGPEDRAAHSFGNRRTKRTEIMFGEPGYVYTYVMHTHCLVNVVSGRVGKPEAVLIRAVEPYSGIELMNKRRPVTDQKNLTNGPGKLTKALGIGMEDYGHPIFKPPLYLAEGSKPEGISCGKRIGINNSGEAKDYPWRYWISGNKFVSK, encoded by the coding sequence ATAGAACCTTTTTTAAAGCCTTTACCACAAGCATCTTATAACCAACCAACATTAGAATTGGCCCAAATGCTACTCGGATGTTTACTAGTGAAAGAAACAAAGGATGGTATTGCATCTGGAATGATTGTTGAAACAGAAGCTTATAAGGGGCCTGAAGACCGTGCTGCTCATAGCTTTGGGAATAGAAGAACAAAAAGAACGGAAATAATGTTCGGGGAGCCTGGATATGTGTATACATATGTCATGCACACTCATTGTCTCGTTAATGTCGTGAGTGGACGTGTGGGGAAACCAGAAGCAGTGCTAATCAGAGCGGTGGAACCGTACTCCGGAATTGAGCTTATGAATAAAAGACGGCCTGTAACAGATCAAAAAAACCTTACCAATGGGCCTGGAAAACTTACTAAGGCATTAGGAATTGGAATGGAAGACTATGGACACCCAATTTTTAAGCCACCTTTATATCTTGCTGAGGGATCTAAGCCTGAAGGAATATCTTGTGGAAAGAGAATTGGAATTAATAATTCAGGTGAGGCAAAAGATTATCCTTGGCGTTACTGGATATCAGGAAACAAATTTGTGTCTAAATAA
- the hemG gene encoding protoporphyrinogen oxidase: MKTVIVIGGGITGLSTMYELYKWKKANQSDMRLILAEASAELGGKIRTVKNSGFVIEAGADSIVTRKANTMTFIEELGLQSEVVYNATGRSFIYTEGELKQIPTDAVFGIPASVESLAKSTLVSAEGKVEALKDLYTKNETFTKDDSVGAFLEHFLGKELVEKQIAPVLSGVYSGKLSDLTLASTLPYLLEYKDKYGSIIKGLEANKEKFQIGGERKFLSFRSGLDTLVNAFENKLGDVEILKNTKVSEIEKENNRYKVSFANQEVIEADHVVLSIPHTAAGEILNDKEIIGELVKLKSSSLISVYVGFDVPDSLLPTEGTGFITASNNELSCNACTWTSRKWEHTSESKNLLVRLFYKSSHPAFQALQKMNKEEILQAALSDIKKGLGISAEPITSEITNWSDQMPNYRITHSKSVEAIENKLATAYPGIIIAGCSYYGVGIPDCIENGKNTARKIIALL; the protein is encoded by the coding sequence GTGAAAACAGTAATAGTCATTGGTGGCGGTATTACAGGATTATCTACGATGTATGAATTGTATAAATGGAAAAAAGCGAATCAATCGGATATGAGGCTTATTCTTGCAGAAGCATCTGCAGAGCTTGGTGGGAAAATTCGTACAGTAAAAAATAGTGGTTTTGTGATAGAAGCGGGAGCGGATTCAATTGTAACTCGGAAAGCGAATACGATGACATTTATTGAAGAACTCGGTTTGCAGAGTGAAGTCGTATACAATGCTACAGGCCGTTCGTTTATATATACAGAAGGTGAATTAAAGCAGATTCCTACTGACGCAGTTTTCGGAATTCCAGCAAGTGTTGAGTCGTTAGCGAAAAGCACACTTGTTTCTGCAGAAGGAAAAGTTGAGGCCCTGAAAGATCTTTATACAAAAAATGAGACGTTCACCAAAGATGATTCTGTTGGAGCGTTTCTTGAACATTTTCTCGGAAAGGAATTAGTGGAAAAACAAATTGCACCAGTTCTCTCGGGTGTTTATTCTGGGAAACTAAGCGACTTAACACTTGCTTCAACATTGCCATATCTGCTTGAGTATAAAGACAAATACGGTAGTATTATAAAGGGTTTAGAAGCGAACAAGGAGAAATTCCAGATCGGTGGAGAAAGGAAGTTTCTTTCTTTTAGAAGCGGTTTAGATACACTTGTTAATGCATTTGAAAATAAGCTTGGGGATGTTGAAATTTTAAAGAACACCAAAGTAAGTGAAATTGAAAAAGAGAATAACAGGTATAAGGTTTCTTTTGCGAATCAGGAAGTAATTGAAGCAGATCATGTGGTATTGAGTATACCCCATACAGCTGCGGGGGAAATTCTCAATGATAAAGAAATCATAGGGGAGTTAGTCAAACTAAAAAGTAGCTCTTTGATCAGTGTTTATGTGGGATTTGATGTTCCTGATTCACTACTTCCAACAGAAGGAACTGGGTTTATTACTGCAAGCAATAATGAGTTGTCATGTAACGCATGTACATGGACAAGCAGGAAATGGGAGCATACGTCAGAAAGTAAAAATTTGCTTGTAAGGCTGTTTTATAAAAGCAGTCATCCGGCATTTCAAGCTTTACAAAAAATGAATAAGGAAGAAATTCTTCAAGCTGCACTGAGCGATATTAAAAAAGGCCTTGGTATTTCAGCTGAACCGATTACAAGTGAAATAACAAATTGGTCAGATCAGATGCCTAATTATCGAATTACTCATTCGAAAAGTGTGGAAGCGATTGAAAATAAACTTGCTACAGCTTATCCAGGAATTATAATTGCTGGTTGCTCCTACTACGGTGTAGGCATCCCAGACTGTATTGAAAATGGAAAAAATACTGCGCGAAAGATCATCGCATTACTATAA